The Dokdonia donghaensis DSW-1 DNA window ACAATGGTTGAGAAGCTACTTGAGACCGCCACTTTAGACAGCGAAGCTTTAGAACTTAATAAACAAGAGACTAACCTCGCTGAGCTACTTGAGCACATCACACAATCACATCAAGAAACCACAAATGGTAAAACATTAACCTTTACCACCCAAGACAGAAATACACGTGCATCTATAGATGTTTTTCACCTAGAAAACGCGCTAGATAATATTATAGACAACGCCATAAAATATGGCGGAGATACCATAAAAATAGCCCTTAACAGCACAAAAGAAAACATACAAATCACCATCGCAGATGGTGGTAACAAGCTTACAAAACAACAAGCTCAACACATTTTTGATAAGTTTTACAGAGTGCCAAAGGGAAATAAGCACGATGTAAAAGGTTTTGGTATAGGTCTCTACTATACAAAGACTATTATAGAAAAACACAGTGGTAATATCGCGGTACAAACCCAACCCACCACTTTTAAAATCACACTGCCTTATGCCTAAAATAAATCTACTACTCGCCGAAGATGAGCCTGCGCTAGGCCAGATTGTAAAAGAGAGCCTTGAGACTAGGGACTTTATAGTCACACTATGTCCAGATGGTGAGATTGCTTTTGAAAAATTTAAACAAAACACCCCAGACATACTTGTACTCGATGTGATGATGCCTAAGATGGATGGTTTTACTCTAGCAAAAGAAGTAAGAGCTATAAATGATGAAATCCCTATTATATTTCTCACCGCAAAGTCTCAACCAGCAGATGTTGTAGAGGGGTTTAGCATAGGTGGTAACGACTACCTCAAGAAACCCTTTAGTATGGAAGAACTCATCGTGCGTATTAAAAACTTATTGAATCGCTCTGCACAACAAAAAAAGTCTGAAGTGCTTAAGGTGGGTGACTACAGCTTCGACTTCCCGAGGCAAGAATTACATTACAATAATGACGTCACCCGTCTCACACATAGAGAAGCTCATCTTCTTTTTAATCTGGTAAAAAATAAGAATCAAGTGCTGGACCGTAGCCTGATTTTAAAAAAACTATGGGGCAATGATGACTTTTTCAACGCACGTAGTATGGATGTCTTTATCACAAAACTTCGCAAGAAACTCAAAGAAGATCCTAAAGTTGAGATTGTAAACGTGCGTGGTTATGGCTATAAATTGCTTTGCTAGATTTAACGCAAAGTATTAGTTGCTGTGTTACGCTTTCGCGAAAGCGTAATTATTCCACTCCTGGTTTTGCCTGAAACATATTTACTAGAAAGAAAGTTCCAATCTTACGAGCACGAAATTTTGCCATCTCTGCAAGTTCGCCTTCATATAATTCATCTACCGTTTGCACCCAGTGATTGAGCCACACACCAAAGTGTTGCTCATTTATAGTATAACCTTCATCTCTATCTACACGTTTGTGAGCCTGCAAAGGTCTTCCTGTAAAAATGCGCTTTTGAAACAGGTTACCTTCCCAAAAATCTGTGAGATGCTCAAAGTGATGTTGCCAGTCTGTAATGTGTTTATTGAAAATAGGTCCCAGATAAACATCACTACGTATGCGACCATAAAAAGTGGTAACCAGTTTATATACGTCTTCTCTATTTTTGATCTCTTTTCTCACATTACAAAGGTATTAACTATAACGGCTAGATTTTTGTACTTTGCTTACTAATGCACAAACTGATTTACATACTATTATTTCTTGCTTCAATCACAGCTACAAGCCAGAGCTACACCTTAGAGAAGATCAATGAGGTCACACTAGACACAGACACCTTTATAGCTGTAGATGCTTTTAATGCACTATACCACATTAAAGGTGATATCTTATATAAGACTGATGTGCAAAATGAGTATCAATTTTCGGCATTGCAACTGGGTGCATTAACTTCAGTCGATGTGCTCAACCCGCTTAGAATTACCTTGTTTTATGAAAGCTCAAACACAGCAGTCATTCTTGACAACACACTTAACGAGATTACACGTGTAAACTTCTCTACGATAGAAAACTTTAGAAATGTAAGCCACGTGCGTACGGCAAGTGATAGGCGCTTCTGGATTTTTAATACAGATTTACAACAGTTAGAAATTTTTGACTGGAATACTCAAAAGATTCTTACCCAGTTTCCCCCTATGGCACATAATGCCACAGCGCTTATGACCAACTTTAACTTTGCCTGGGTGAGTACTAAAGATGGTGTTTTTTACTACAATAATTATGGGAGTTTTATAGAGAAGATAGAAAGTCCTGAAAGCCAGCTTATGTCACAAGACAAAGGTGCTTTTATACTTTATGCAGATAAGAAGCTCTATTACAAACCTAATGATACTGCTGCTGTAGGAGTTATAGAAACATTAGATTTATCTATAAAACAGCTTTCTTTAAAAGGGGAAAGTCTCTATATTTACAGTGATAAAAAGCTCACTGCTTTCCGTCTCAAACTAGCTAAACAACCTTAACTATGCACATCGCCATCGCCGGTAATATTGGTGCCGGTAAAACGACACTGACTAAACTTCTCGCAAAACATTTTAAGTGGACTCCACAGTTTGAAGACGTGGTAGATAACCCTTACCTAGATGATTTTTATAACGAGATGGAGCGCTGGTCTTTTAACCTGCAAATTTACTTTTTAAATAGCCGTTTTAGACAATTACTAGAGATACGCGATAGCAATAAATCTATTATACAAGACCGTACTATCTATGAAGACGCATTCATATTTGCGCCTAACCTGCACGCGATGGGATTGCTTACTAATAGAGATTACAACAACTACAAGTCGCTTTTTGATCTTATGGAGAGTGTAGTAGATGCACCAGACCTTATGATTTACCTGCGTAGCTCTATCCCAAACCTTGTATCGCAAATACACAAGCGTGGCAGAGACTATGAAAACTCTATATCTATAGACTACCTAAGCCGTCTTAATGAACGCTACGAGGCGTGGATACACGGTTATGACAAAGGAAAGCTTCTTATTATAGATGTAGATAATCTTGACTTTGTAGATAATCCAGAAGATTTAGGAGATATCATCAATAGAATAGATGCTGAGTTAAATGGGCTTTTTTAACATAAAGTTTAATAATATCTAAGTTTGGCAGGGTGTTTGATAATTTTTGAGCTTCAATCAAAAATCAAACATTATGAAATTTATTACCAAACTAGTAGTTCTAGCAATCCTTGTAACCTTTTTATCTTGTAGTAGTGATGACGACAACTCATCATTACAAGAAGTTGCTATTACCACAGCCTCATTAAGCGGCACTTATGAGTTAACAGCTTATAATTCCCTAGATATAACATTATTGGAGACAGAAGATGGTACATATACTGAATCAATTATAGGAGAACACCTTACTCTTGGGAATTCAAATATCACCTTTACAGAATCTGGCGATTATTCATTTAATTATAACTACGTAATTACCGAAAAGTATGCTTTGAACGGCTTTACCTACATAACAGATAACGTAGATTATTCAGATGCTTCTGCGGGAGATTATACGATTACTGGAGATCAGAAAGTTTTATTTAATGGTCGAGAATACGAAGCAACCCTACTCAATAATGGTGAACTTACAATTTATTTTGAGCAATATGAAGAAACCGAATACTACGAAAACACCTATAGTCAAGAATTAACGTTTACTAAGGTTTAGTATTATATACACAGCTCAACAACAGCCATTTATAATTAATCACAAATACATATTCAATAAGAAAATTCTTTCTAGTTCTGTTTTTATAAACTAGATTTGCGCGTTTTTAAACTTAAACTATATTATGAAAAAGATTACTCTATTTTTAGTTATGGCAATTTCTGTGATGACTATATCTTGTAGCAATGACGACGACTCTTCTGAGCCAGCAGGACCAACACTTACACCTGCACTACTTGCCGGAACTTACAACTTAAACTTTTACGAGAGTGAAGAGGTAATACAAGAAGAAGTTACAGGTGGTACAGCTACTACAACGATAAGTGAGGTAGGTGATACATTTGGAACATCAAATATTGTTTTTGACGCAAACGGAACTTATACTGTAAACTTCCAATACCGTGTTACAAGAACAACTCAATTAGAAAGTAACGACCCTGTAGAAGAAACTGAGATTATCACAAACTCAGATACAGGTAATTATTCTGTAAATGATACAAACCAGACACTTACTATAGATGGTGAGACTGGAGATGTTACTTTATTTAACGACAGCCAGCTTAGACTATTATTTGAAAGCACAGATGTAGAGGCAGATGGCACATCTACATTTACTAGTGAATTACGTTTTGCGAGACAATAGTCAAAACACATTTTAACTACACAAACAAAAACGGCTACTTTAATTAAGTAGCCGTTTTTTTATGCTTTATGCTATAAGACCTATAGATCTCGCGTGCTCCTCTGCAAAGGAACTCTTTTCTACTAGTACTGCTGGCGTGGTCTCATACTGTGCAAGTACACTTTTAACACGCATTACCTTTTTCTTATGCTTTACACTACGCAGGTACACCGCTAGTATTTGCTCTGGATACTCCTTTGCTACTTCTAGATAAATATCTACATCGTGCTCTCCACTATCGCCTATAAGCACAAATTTCAAGTCTGGATAGGTGTTTAATATATTTCTAATCTCGTGCTGCTTGTGCGGCTTTTCTGGTTTTGGAGTTTTCTCAAAAGGCCCTCTAAAATCTCTTAATAATATAGGCCCTTTCGGGAAATTTTGATTCCGCACAAAAGATTCTAGGTAGTTATATAAATTCCAAGGGCTGTTACTCACATAAAACATTGGGTTTGCATCTGCTCCAGAAGTTCCTCTATGTAGTTTTTGATATAAAGAAGGAGCACCCTCTAGCGACGTACGCCTCCCCACATCTTTAAAAAGTGTATTTACTATCACCCTCCACTTAAGAAGCGACGCTACTCCCGTGTGTAATATCGTATCATCTATATCACTAATGACTCCATAAGACGCATTTTCTGAAGGGATAAGCATCTCTACGGCAAACTTATTTTCTCCCATAAGCACCACATCCTTTTGCACATCATCAAAGCTCACTGTAAGCTGGAGCCAGCCCTCACTATTAGTCATCTTATCTAAGCCGTGAACCTGCTCATCTATTTTAAAATATCCTTCGGCATCTGTGGTGGTATAAAAGATAGCTCCATCTGGCAAAGTCACTTTGAGTTTTGTGTGAGGCAACTCATCTGTAGCAAACTGTTTATAGGCATTTTTAAAAGCAGCAAGCACACCCTTTTTCTTTAGATCTACTCCTTCGTGCTCTAAAGCGCGCCCTATGAGGTATAAGTGATTTTTAGTTCCATAAGACTGGTACCCGTCTATTTGTATAGGATCTTGTTTTTTAGAAAAGAACATTGTACGATGTATTGGTTAGTATTACGCTTTCGCACTTCGGCAAGCTCAGTATGAACTTCAGTAAACTGAAAGCGTAAAAATAATAGCTTCATAAAAAAAGTGCACAACTATAGTAATGCACTTTTTAGTAGCGATATGTATCTATATCTTACGCATTTTGAGGAATTCCTTTTACCTCTCCTCTAGCTGGGTAATCTTTTTTCATAATAAAATCTATGCCTCCTAAAATATCGTCAAAGTGTGGTCTTGCAAAAGGCATAGACTGTACACTTGAGAAAAATAGTGTTCCGTCAGGTTTTATCAAGAAGAGACCAGGCTCTGTAAAGAAGTCTGGCTCCTTATCTGAGACTGCTTCAGAAATAAAT harbors:
- a CDS encoding group III truncated hemoglobin, with the protein product MRKEIKNREDVYKLVTTFYGRIRSDVYLGPIFNKHITDWQHHFEHLTDFWEGNLFQKRIFTGRPLQAHKRVDRDEGYTINEQHFGVWLNHWVQTVDELYEGELAEMAKFRARKIGTFFLVNMFQAKPGVE
- a CDS encoding deoxynucleoside kinase, which gives rise to MHIAIAGNIGAGKTTLTKLLAKHFKWTPQFEDVVDNPYLDDFYNEMERWSFNLQIYFLNSRFRQLLEIRDSNKSIIQDRTIYEDAFIFAPNLHAMGLLTNRDYNNYKSLFDLMESVVDAPDLMIYLRSSIPNLVSQIHKRGRDYENSISIDYLSRLNERYEAWIHGYDKGKLLIIDVDNLDFVDNPEDLGDIINRIDAELNGLF
- a CDS encoding App1 family protein, translating into MFFSKKQDPIQIDGYQSYGTKNHLYLIGRALEHEGVDLKKKGVLAAFKNAYKQFATDELPHTKLKVTLPDGAIFYTTTDAEGYFKIDEQVHGLDKMTNSEGWLQLTVSFDDVQKDVVLMGENKFAVEMLIPSENASYGVISDIDDTILHTGVASLLKWRVIVNTLFKDVGRRTSLEGAPSLYQKLHRGTSGADANPMFYVSNSPWNLYNYLESFVRNQNFPKGPILLRDFRGPFEKTPKPEKPHKQHEIRNILNTYPDLKFVLIGDSGEHDVDIYLEVAKEYPEQILAVYLRSVKHKKKVMRVKSVLAQYETTPAVLVEKSSFAEEHARSIGLIA
- a CDS encoding response regulator transcription factor, producing MPKINLLLAEDEPALGQIVKESLETRDFIVTLCPDGEIAFEKFKQNTPDILVLDVMMPKMDGFTLAKEVRAINDEIPIIFLTAKSQPADVVEGFSIGGNDYLKKPFSMEELIVRIKNLLNRSAQQKKSEVLKVGDYSFDFPRQELHYNNDVTRLTHREAHLLFNLVKNKNQVLDRSLILKKLWGNDDFFNARSMDVFITKLRKKLKEDPKVEIVNVRGYGYKLLC